aaagtaacatttttcttaaaatattattatgcaggcacctggctggcttagtttggtggagcatgggactcttgatctcagggctgtgggttcaagccccacactgggtgcaaagattgtttaaaaataaaatctttaaaaaatgttattaagaaaatcataagagaaaatacatttacagtattatgATTACTTATAGGAAAAAACTCACTTGTAAGTGATTTGCATAGTTCAAAGCCATGTtcttcaagggtcaactgtaaataTCAAAATTAAGATCAAACTTAGTATTTAGGTTGTTAGAGTAATCCAAAAGGGAGGGTTCAAGATAGCAGCTTTAATgggaaagtattttaaagttctgGATTGGTCGAAAGTCTGTTTAAtaaaccagggtcctgggatcaagctccatgtcaggcttcctgctcattggggagcctgcttctctctccctatgctcttacattctctctctctctccttctcaaatttaaaaaaaaaaaaaaaaccttaaaaaaataataaaccaatttttattttcagttaatgtGTTAAGAATAGGAGATTGTATGtatactaaataaaatttattttcaaatataatccttttaaagtaagttttatttttaaatttctactgttTAGCTATATCTTATAACCTGTCTTTTGACAGGTTATAAGGATTTTAGGTTTAAGCTGAAGAAATTATTTGTTTAGAGTCTTATTATCAGAAAGTAATGATGGatttatagtttccatttctaGTACATTAACCATTGGCCATATAACATCCCAATTTCCTCCACAATAAAAATAGGAAACTGTTGtgtggaaataattttatataaatgtgtatttaatgCTTGTTTCATCTTTCTTACCTTTCAGAATTACCATGAAATTATGACTCGCCATCCTGAGAATTATCAGTGGGAAAACTGGAGTCTAGAAAATGTTGCCACCATTTTAGCCCACCGGTTCCCCAATAGTTATATTTGGGTGATAAAGTGTTCCCGAATGCATTTGCACAAATTCAGCTGCTATGACAATTTTGTGAAAAGTAATATGTTTGGTGCTCCAGAACACAATACTGACTTTGGAGCTTTTAAGCACCTTTATATGTTATTAGTTAATGCTTTTAACTTAAGTCAGAACAGTTTGTTATCAAAGAAGAATGTGAAAGATTTGAATAAGGACTCCAGAGCATCTAATTGCAGATCCAGTTCTTCTCACACTACTAATGGTTgccagggagaaaaagagaggaccTGTGAAAAATCTGATGAGTCCACCGTAAGTTTTTACCCACCATCACTAAATGGTGCTTCTTTTACTTTGATTGGATTCAGTAAAGGTTGTGTTGTTTTGAATCAATTGCTTTTTGAATTAAAAGAAGCCAAGAAAGACAAGAACATAGATGCTTTTATCAAAAGCATAAGAACAATGTACTGGCTGGATGGCGGTCATTCTGGAGGAAGCAATACTTGGGTTACTTATCCAGaagtcttgaaagaatttgcacaAACAGGGATTATTGTTCATACCCATGTAACACCTTACCAAGTATGTGATCCAATGAGATCTTGGATTGGAAAGGAGCACAAAAAATTTGTTCAGATTCTTGGAGATTTTGGTATGCAGGTGACTAGCCAAATTCATTTTGCAAAGGAAGCTCCTTCCATAGAGAATCACTTCAGGGTTCATGAAGTATTTTGAGACTACAAGAATATTAATGTATGTGTTCAGTGGAAGAGCAAAAGCACTTTGGGTGTTATAAATTCAGataatgagatataattcatagATGCACTGTCAgtttttttggggagggggcggggggaggaagcaCACATTCCTAAAATGAGTGTAATGTGCAATAGTATTCCTTGCTTGTGAATGTGAACAGTTTTTACTTCAGAATGGGTTAGAAGTAATTCATTTGCAAAGTAAAAGATGTTTGTGATGATCCTAAAAGGAGGATCATCCTTAAGAATGAAAGTTACGATATAGTCCTTAGAAAAGGTAATGAAAGTTGTTATTGTTGGAAGTAGTTTATTTTCTGAGTACTGTTTGGAACTAATTTTGGTGACACTAACAGTAATTAGTTATTTGGCACTCAAAACTCCCCATTTCTCATCAAATAGAGCAAAGGCACACTGATGTTTTCCATAATTTTAGAATTAACTATACCCTGCCTCTTATATTTTATCAACTCCTAGTCATTCTTTAATGTGCCATCAAGAGTTTTTTTCTTAGGagtcaaaatatatttgtttccaAATTTCCAAGAACATGCAGTAGTGTATAGTaggtttttaaaatcattacacTTAAGGACTATGGCTTAATTTTTGACAACTTTTAGATATTTTGGATTTCTTGACTCTTGGCCAAAAACCAGTTCTTTTGAAAAAGTGTTTTAAATTGAATGTAATTAGGTATATTGGGTAAAAATAACGCTACAGATTTTTATCAAATTGGTCTTTTGAAAGAGATCAGCTTAGGTGAAATAAATGTGTAACACTTTATTTGTTACTGCTCTATTGAAAAGGAGACAGATTCTATAGATCTAAGTCAGTGTTTCTCCAGAAGCATGATTTTATCTGCCAAAAGAAAGCAGCTCTCTTTGgccaaaatgcaaaattatattgCTATAAGAAAAGTTACAGGCAAAGTTTGAAGACACAAATGATTTAATTTTGGCTCAAAAACTGAATTTGCTTAACACTGCTACATAATTTGGGTGAGGTTtccttctgcttgtttttcttGACCTAGATaaatacattttgagaaaccAAGATCTAATGAATATCAACCAACATTAATAGCTGTGTGATTACAATAAAAGGTAAAcactttattaataataattagctTTTGCAGGTCATGAAATAATTAAGCAGGGAAGTAACATTGCTGCtttcagactgaaaaaaaaaaaaaagacactgaagcTTAATATCTTAATAACCCAGAGGacctaaatttataaaatatagaattaaaatgttaatctcTTGGTTTCTTCccagaattatattttaatgactcTATAATACATTCCAAATATTCAGACTTATAAGAATTCTTACTCaccaaatgcttaaaaataacaACCCTTAATTCTATAAAGTACAGAATAGtatctctcaatttttttaaggaCAAGTTAGTTTAtattgcttcagtttctttaaataCCTGTTTCTTTTGAGACCAAAAATTCCCAACAAGGAGACAAATCCTGATGCTAGCTAGCATTTTATTACCTAAACCTAAAGTACCATGCCTGGATGGCTTCTTTCACTGTTTAATAATCCTTGGTTAAATTCATGTGAATCTAATGTTAAATAGCTAAGGTAGTGAATGCACTAATGGGGGGAAGGCAGGAAAGGCACTTATTTTTATAGGATTAACTAAAATGGAAGAAGTAGGACTTTTTGCAGAAGAGTTCACTGAAAAAATCTGAGGTATTTAAAAATCTGCGTTCTTTAGCTATCTTGTCATGTGACTGCTTACTTACATTTGTCTGTCCAATGGATATGAAGAATAACTCACTGGACACCTGGAACCGCCACTGCGGCAAAGTGAGAGTGTTGAAAGTAGAAGTCTTTTcttgaatgaaaatatattccagCTGATCCATCTTCAAATAGTTTAAGACTTCAAATTTGTCTTCTCTACATTTGTTTAAAACTATTGTAAATGTTAGTGTATCCTTCTGGACTGTGCCTTTGTGTTTGTGTCAAGAGAGTCAACTAAGTCCTACAGATAATGTGAAAGTTGTTACCGCCACAGCATGAATGTACAATTGTATTAAATTTAATCCGGAGAAGTCTGTTTGGATGTGCTTTATGTTACCAGATTTGTTAAAACTTCAGATTGTTACTTGGAAGGAAGCTATTTCTTTCCACTTTGCCAGTTTAGGTTTATGTATGTTTTCATTAACCCTCCATGTTTTTTCATATGAGCAACTTTGAACCTTCCcttgtaaaaatacatttcttctcACCTTTAAATTGTCCCACAAAAATtcactttatttccatttcttcttttaaatttcttgggagaaaaaaaaattgctcaaaaataagttttttccttttatgtgctAATCCTTTCAGGTATCTGTATTCCTTTTGCTGTCATTAAGAGACTTAGTTAGAATATGGTGtggtctgtttttcatttcattcatctaATATCTAAGCACCTACCAAAGGTAAGAAAGATCTAGACACAGACAAAACAGTCCCAAGCATTTGAGTATAGAAATGTGTAATAGACTAAGGCTTAAAAGAACTATTCTGTTAGACTTCATTAAAGGCTTTTAAGAGAAACATGTTTTAAAGgataagatatataaatagacCTTATCTGTAAATTCAGGTTGGTCTTTACAAAGGCAGAGACCCAGCAGCTCTTAGTGGTAGAGATGTGCGGTCACTTAAGGATGGTCATTTTAGTATCCCatttaatggaattaaaaaaaaaaaagaatacaacttAGGTGTATTTAAAACACCCAAATAGTCATGGACTACATGCTTGAAATAAGACTTTAAGGTGGTATGAGGGATATGTGGGTGACTGCCAATCTACGTTAGTTCCTCCTCACTGCATTTTAGCACTGGAGGAAGGAGTCACAGCAGCACAGTTCCAACTCCATCCAGACCTGCATTCCAGCTTTCtgtgggttcctttttttttttttttttggtcaacttCTTAGATGTCTGTTGGCAACTTTAGATAGGTGAGAGAAAAGACTCCCTACTAGACTCCCTACTAAGGTTCTTTCCAAATGTTCACATAGCTGCTGTTCAAAAGGatggaaagatacaaaataagCCTTGTtgactttatttccctttttaaaaatactttatgagTGACAAATTTTAAACTAATTACAGAATAAATAGAATTTCAGTGTAATTATATGCCAAGACACTTAATGTTCATGAAAAACTTTTATAGTCTacacatgtattttaaagttatCTTGAAAGAATGATACATAGAGGGACCCCCAAAAAAGGTCAAATAATACACAGCTGCAGATTCTAGTCTGCCTACCTAACTTGTCTAACTTCTCAGAGGCGATCATTATCATTGGTTTCTCATAAACGTATAGGTAAACGTATACGTATACAAATGTTTACTTACAGAATACCTTTGTTTTACACAAATGGCAGGATGCTATACCCAGTTTCCAacctttttctcatttaattaccTTGGAAAAATTTCTTGCCAATACTACAATACCTGTCTCATTctttgcatagtattccatttttatattacCCTTTGCTTTCTACTAGCTCATTAATCTTATTTTGTATCCCTTTGTCTTACGTTGTATCTTTTGTCTATGAGGAGCAGTGAGTTGCTTTGCTGGCAGAGGAAAAGAATTCCTTTGTGAATCAGGTCAAGCCCCCAAACCGTAGCCAAAAAACAACAGAGAGGTGAACTGCACCTAAGGGAGAAAGCGTGGAGAATGACTGATCTGGTCACAACTGTTAATTCCAGTTCTGTCACCCAGCTGTGTAAACCTGCACAATCACTTAAGCCATCTAGATTGATAAAATGATTTCTAAGATCCCTTTCAGCAATGAAGTTCTAAGATTTGGAATTCCTAAGAAGTTGTAGCTAACATATCCTGTTTAATATTTCATACATTAAAAACATCTCATTTTGTCTCAATCAGGTcagcaaaaaagataaaattattttgcatttaaacaCTCTACAGATTATaatcaaggaaataattttaaggcTTCCCAAAGTGTTCGCTATTAGTGTTCTAGATATAATTTAATACTGCAACAAGAGCCATCTCGTCTGAAAGCTAGCATCAGCCATCAACTGTCCTTGCCCTGAATTACCTCTTTGTATTTCTGCAGCAAGCCCAAAAAGTACAagtttaaagatgaggaaaataagcTTCATAAAGATTAAGTTATTTAACTCACCTAAGGTCTTCCAGTTTGCTTCCCAAATAAAcggaattaaaatgaatattcatgGAAGATTATCTCAGTTTTACTTCCAAGTTTCTACATGACTCTGGATATATACTTTGTACTGATTCTcttactggtttttaaaaaaagaaaaccaaaaaggagGGTTTATTTAAAAGCTGACTGTAAGTACTGTTAAAGCTAACAgaggttttatctttttttttcttcccaaaggaaaaagaatcattAAAGAATTTCTTTACTTAATCTAAGAAgtaaccaaaaatgaaaaaaaaaaacaataattaaattGAATGTAACAATTCCTTTTCTAACAGaccatcttttcactttctgacCTGAGTAACTTTAATCTCTCTTCCTAAAGACAACTAGGAAgttcaaaataactttttatgtatttttcctttcttatttattatattgtttttaatacCTGAAATTGATCCAACTCCAAACATAGGATATGAATGGATGaattattttaacagagaaaattattttcttcataattaaaaTGCACCAACTTGATGTACTCAGATTACTTTAGATGAGCACATttgcattcagtaaatatttctagTCTTTCTTCAATGACATTGTAATAGATTACTAGGTGCATAACAAAGAATGGCACAGAAACACATACAATGGCTCATTGTCTTCAAGGATGACAACATTACTGGGATCTCTCctgtatttcttcttaaaaaaataatttctctaaaaaaggGATAGGTGGAAAAGCATCTAGTGGGGAAAACTAACTGAAGTTTAGCTATAggtataaattaaaattaagacagatttgaatattttctgacattgaaaaactgaaaaaagagtCAGGACTGACATTGAGTGCCGAGAAAAACCAGGATCAGATTAAACATGTTTTGGATGAATCACAAAACTAATAATCCAAATCACTATCATCTGATCCAATCGTTCTAATCCTGATTATACATCAAAACCTATGAGGTTTACCAAATACAGATACTATACCAAACCCCAAATATACTAAAATCAAAATCTACAAAGTTGGGGCCTAgacatctgtgtttttaaaaagctcaaaagggggtgcctgggtggctcagtcagtcataCAGATGTctgcttcagttcaggtcacgaccccagggtcctgggatggagacaaatgccaggctctctgctcagcagggagcctgcttctccctctccctgctgttcccccgcttgtaccttctctctctccatcaaataaaatctttaaaaaaataaaaaatttcaaagacaaatgtAGTAGATAATGGTTGTTCACCTTTTCCCCTAATCTGaatcctgatttaaaaaatgatccaTGCTGTCCCCATATATACCCCATGGGCCTCAGAGGAAGAGCATTCTAAACTCCTAGAGAACCAGCTGGACTAAGGGTTATTCCATACCCTTTCCCAGTGACTGACTCAGGGATGGAGAGGTCTAAGCTCCTTTAAATCAATGAGACCCAAGGATTTGGTGGCAAATCCTGGGAAAGCTTTTGCATATTAAGAGAAGGCCCTTGGAATCCAGCCCGACTCCCCCACTGCATATAAATGAAGATGCACGTGGCTCAAACTGCTACTGGCAATCATCCCATGACCACAAGGGTAGCCAGCCTTAGGATGATGCCAGTGCTGCGGttgaaaatgggaggaaaaaaactaGGGCTCTTGGTGATACCACTGAATCACTGGATCAGAACTACTAAAGCCCCATTCTATTAGCAGACTTCTGTATAATGATTCAATACATTTTATTAAGTCATTTTCAGTTGGATTTTCAGTTATTTGCATCTGAAAGCTCAAGTGGTCCCACCAAGGATAGCAGTCTTTGAACCATAACAATCTGTATTAAATAGAAACCACATAAACAccaattcatatttatttaatctacAAATGTCAGgcttttccttcctattttaacAAGGAAtgaatcttctaaaaaataatttctatgtgGTGATATTTTTCCAGTATTTGAGCTGAACTGTATTTAAAAGTTTGTATTCATGGCATCCACTTCATTATTTACTCAAAGTTTCGACTATAGGCTTTATCTTGAATGTGTAAGACCATTCGCCGTGCATAGAAGTCCCTGTATTCCTCTGGTAATTCAGCCAGTGTTTTTAAAGCTCTGTCCAAAATTTGTGCAGCTCTTGATGCTGCTGTAGGATCTTTGTTTCCATAGGTATCTGTTTTGTCATAGCATTCAGATGGAAGGTGCTTCCAAAAGATATTCACTCCCACTCCAAACTCTTCAGAAATCACGTTATGGAACCATAAAGCTGgagaaagtttaaagaaaaaaaaaagttaaaaataaaacctagagtaaaaaaaaacaaacccaaaatgtCAGCGAAATATCACAAATTGCATATAGCCAATGCAAAATTCTTGTAACTAGATCCCTTCGTTAGCACACTCCCAGCTTTTAACAGaatcattttaacttttatgaATTGCCAACCAATTTAAAGTGTCAATAACACAACCCTACTTTTAAAACCTTTGGAAAcagcaatttttccttttaacttgaAAGACATAATAAAGTTATATTTGTTTTGTAGTTCTGTAATTTGGGGCTATGTTTTTTGTTACTTGTTTACACTTCCTGAGTCATACAaccacattaaaaatgtttactttttgtACACAGAACATTTCAATTATTTGAGGAGTATCTTTGACCTTTTCTGCCTCAGCACAATACTTTTGTTCTCAGATGTCCCATTCAAgctgcatttgttttttttttttgttttttttttttaaagattttattgatttattcaacagaggaagagagagatcacaagtaggcagagaggcaggcagagagagaggggaaagcaggctccctgctgtgcagagagcctgatgtggggctcgatcccaggaccctgagatcatgacctgagctgaaggtagaggcttaacccactgagctacccaggcgcccttgcatTTGGTTTTCTAACTTGCTTAATTTTGCACTCATTGTAGCCTCCTTAGTTTTATACTTCTATTTGGAATGCAGTTATAAATATCATATTTCTTTCGGCTCCTATACAGTAAGTATATAAAACTAAAGCAAATATTTTGGTGGTGGAGAAGATGAATAAACTATCATATGATATAGCTAATTCTTCACTTCCTCTAGAacgtttatttctttgttttcagttgAGTCTAAGTGTTTTCAGACTATAGGTGCTATAGGAATATGAAAGCACCATCACAATATGACCAAGACGAAATACTAGGAATGTaaatggggcacctaggtggctcagtccgttaagcatctggtCTGCCTTCTGCTActgtcataatctcagggtcctgggatggagccctgagtgggactccctgctcagtggggagtctgcttctccctctccctctgccctcaagcctcagtactctctctcaaataaataaataaaatcttaaaaaaaaatactagtcacgtcaaaaaatgtttaattttatgaatgGGAAAAAGTAAGATTTACAAGATgctaaattttagaaacaaactCTAAGAGTGctctaggaaaaacaaaagcttaaaatattttgatttgcaAAACTAGTTTCAAACATGGATTTAATCTTAACTattctttcagaatcttttccCTCATTCAATATAACATGAAAAAAGCTAACCATTCTGTTAAATTTAAATGCCAAAGATGggggttttgcttttatttcaaaatatatgcaaatgttaagtatttctggctttttttttttaagttttatacaGAATAAGAGAAACTGCATAGCTCTTAACCATTCTCTGAAGATATGAAACCAAAAAATTTAAGCGATACTAATGGATTTAAAGACTAGTGTGTTGactatttataaaaaaatcagaataagaaaTTAATGTATCAAATTTTTATAGACAATCAATTATGTTAAAGACATTATATCAGGCCCCTTGGAGAATACAAAGATTGCTAAAATACAGTTCCTTATCCTCAAGCAATTTATAATATAGCCCCAAATGGGatcatcatatttttattaaaactttttttcttaattctgtcACTGAAAAagaggcatttttttcccctaaattttatttattcatttgaaagagcacaaacaagggggagaggcagagggaggagaggcagactccctgctgaactagAAGCCAGGtatggggctctattccaggactctaagatcatgacctgagccgaaggcagatgcttattccatctgagccacccaggtgaggtattaatgattaaaaatgtattaacttAAATATGAGAAATGTGACTATACAAACAATTTGTTAACACATTCCTTTAATCTTAATTATGGTTTTTATAATCTTAAGGTATTCACTTTTGAATAATTATAGATGTTCATTACATCACTACTAGAAATGAATACCTAGTTATTGTACAAAGAAATTAAGTGATACTAATTCAAACCCTAGAAAATAATGCACACATAAGACATCATAGGTGTTGGGATTATAACAatt
Above is a genomic segment from Lutra lutra chromosome 3, mLutLut1.2, whole genome shotgun sequence containing:
- the C3H2orf69 gene encoding mitochondrial protein C2orf69 homolog, whose product is MWEFRLLRSPAPLLLLLPQLSLGIAASRSQAETMNLGGGGGARCSSSAEGRRPQCLQLSTVPGADPQRSNELLLLAAETAGEGPERRALSGERAKEEPQPAPQHHVLYFPGDVQNYHEIMTRHPENYQWENWSLENVATILAHRFPNSYIWVIKCSRMHLHKFSCYDNFVKSNMFGAPEHNTDFGAFKHLYMLLVNAFNLSQNSLLSKKNVKDLNKDSRASNCRSSSSHTTNGCQGEKERTCEKSDESTVSFYPPSLNGASFTLIGFSKGCVVLNQLLFELKEAKKDKNIDAFIKSIRTMYWLDGGHSGGSNTWVTYPEVLKEFAQTGIIVHTHVTPYQVCDPMRSWIGKEHKKFVQILGDFGMQVTSQIHFAKEAPSIENHFRVHEVF